The Tolypothrix sp. PCC 7712 region TTTGTTGGAGACGAGACTTCACCAGTTCAATATACCAGTCACAGAAGTCACCCCAAATAAATTCATATAATCCTTTGGCTGCTTCACCTAAACCATAATTATCGATGTAATTAATAGTCTGTTTAATAACTTGATGGTAGCGCGAAAGAATCCAGCGATCGCTTAATTCTATGGGGAGTGGTTGACCTAATTGTTGCGGCGTTTGTCCATCAAGATTCATCATCACAAACCGGGCGGCGTTCCACAACTTATTAGCAAAGTTGCGGGAAGCTTCTACCGATGGCGACTCATCCTTTTTGCGGTCATATTCCAAGCGAATATCTTGGCCTGCGCCTACCACTTCCTTAACTAGGGTATAACGCAGGGCATCAGTGCCATATTTATCGATTAATAATAGCGGGTCAATACCATTACCTTTGGTCTTTGACATCTTTTGACCTTTTTCATCCAGCACTAAGCCGTGGATGTAAACGTCATTAAATGGCATTTTTCCAGTGAAATGACCAGCCATCATCGTCATTCTGGCTACCCAGAAAAAGATAATGTCAAAGCCTGTGACTAAGGTAGTCGTGGGGTAGTAAGTTGCTAAATCCTGAGTTTCTTGCGGCCAGCCTAAAGTGGAAAACGGCCATAATCCTGAAGAAAACCAAGTATCTAACACATCTGGATCTTGCTCAAGCTGGACGTTTTCACCAAATTGTGATTTGGCTTTCTCCCAAGCTTCCTCTGCTGATTTAGCAACTACAAAGGGGGTATTATCAGCGATTTGTCCGTTTGTTTCACTAACAGCATACCAAGCGGGAATTTGGTGACCCCACCATAATTGACGAGAGATACACCAATCTTTGAGTTTAACTAGCCAATCACGATAAACCTTAGTCCAGCGTTGGGGGACAAACTCCGGCGAATTTTGCTGATCGAGAAATTCTAGCGCCCGGTCAGCTAAGGGGCGAATTTTGACAAACCACTGAGTAGATAACAGGGGTTCAATGGGAACTTTGCCGCGATCGCTATAAGGAACGGTATGCTTATAATCTTCAACTTTGACTAAAAAGCCATCTGCCTCAAGACGCGCAACCACATTCTTTCTGGCTACAAAGCGGTCTTGTCCTTGAAATTCCCCAGCATTAGCGTTGAGAGTACCATCTTTATTGAGGATGTTAATAAACGGCAGATTGTGACGCTTACCCATTTCAAAATCATTGGGGTCATGGGCGGGAGTCACCTTCACGCAACCAGTACCGAAAGTTGGGTCTACAAATTCATCACCAATAATCGGGATTTCTCGCTGCATAATTGGCAGAGTGATTGTCTTACCAATTAAGTGCTTGTATCTCTCATCACTGGGGTTAACAGCCACTCCTGTATCACCCAGCATGGTTTCTGGGCGGGTTGTTGCTACTTCCACATAACCAGAACCATCGCTGAGGGGATAGCGGAAGTGCCAAAGGTTACCATTCACCTCTTGGTTTTCTACTTCTACATCAGACACCGCCGACTGAGTAGCAGGACACCAGTTAACTAAATACTCACCGCGATAAATTAAGCCTGACCCATACAGGCGAGTAAACGCTTCGATAACAGCTTGTGATAAACCCTCATCTAGGGTAAATCTTTCCCGCGTCCAGTCCACCGAAACACCCAGGCGGCGTAGCTGATTCACAATAAAGCCGCCAGATTCCGCTTTCCACTGTTTAGCGCGTTCTAGGAATTGTTCACGCCCCAACTCATAGCGAGTTTTACCCTCTTTCTTGAGTTGCTTTTCTAGCATAGTGTGTACAGCAATACTGGCGTGGTCGGTTCCGGGTAGCCACAGAGTATTACGCCCCCGCATCCGGTGGTAGCGCACTAGCACATCAATCAACGCGCTTTCAAAGGCGTGACCCATGTGCAAACTACCAGTGACATTTGGTGGTGGGATGACAACACAGTAAGGTTCGCCGCCATGATTAGGGTCGGCTTTATAAACTTGGTTTTCTTCCCAGAATTTTTGCCACTTGGCTTCTGTGGAGAATGGTTCGTAGAGACTAGGGAGATTAGGTATAGTTGCGGTCATGCGGGGAAAACTAAGTTTGGAAGGACTCTAATAAATTTTGCCACAGGGTTGGAGAGGGATTGATGGAGATAAACCGCAGAGGCGCAGAGAACACAGAGGGAAGAGAGTTAGGGAAAAGGATGAATTGGCTGACTGGTGAAGTAATTGGGGCGGCGATTGAGGTACATCGAGTATTGGGGCCAGGGTTTTTAGAGGAGGTGTATCAGGAAGCATTGATGGTAGAATTTTTGAGCCGTGGGATACCTCATGAATGCGAGAAGTGGGTAACAGTCAATTACAAAGGATATGAAGTTGGTAAAGGAAGATTGGATTTTTTGGTTGCTAACTGTCTAATTTTGGAATTGAAAGCTGTACAGAATCTAGCCCCAATCCATGAAGCACAAGTACTCTCATACCTGAAGATTACTAACTATCCCCTCGCTCTCCTAATAAACTTTAACGTTCCTC contains the following coding sequences:
- a CDS encoding valine--tRNA ligase, which produces MTATIPNLPSLYEPFSTEAKWQKFWEENQVYKADPNHGGEPYCVVIPPPNVTGSLHMGHAFESALIDVLVRYHRMRGRNTLWLPGTDHASIAVHTMLEKQLKKEGKTRYELGREQFLERAKQWKAESGGFIVNQLRRLGVSVDWTRERFTLDEGLSQAVIEAFTRLYGSGLIYRGEYLVNWCPATQSAVSDVEVENQEVNGNLWHFRYPLSDGSGYVEVATTRPETMLGDTGVAVNPSDERYKHLIGKTITLPIMQREIPIIGDEFVDPTFGTGCVKVTPAHDPNDFEMGKRHNLPFINILNKDGTLNANAGEFQGQDRFVARKNVVARLEADGFLVKVEDYKHTVPYSDRGKVPIEPLLSTQWFVKIRPLADRALEFLDQQNSPEFVPQRWTKVYRDWLVKLKDWCISRQLWWGHQIPAWYAVSETNGQIADNTPFVVAKSAEEAWEKAKSQFGENVQLEQDPDVLDTWFSSGLWPFSTLGWPQETQDLATYYPTTTLVTGFDIIFFWVARMTMMAGHFTGKMPFNDVYIHGLVLDEKGQKMSKTKGNGIDPLLLIDKYGTDALRYTLVKEVVGAGQDIRLEYDRKKDESPSVEASRNFANKLWNAARFVMMNLDGQTPQQLGQPLPIELSDRWILSRYHQVIKQTINYIDNYGLGEAAKGLYEFIWGDFCDWYIELVKSRLQQNADPASRRVAQQILAHILEGILKLLHPFMPHITEEIWQTLTQQPADSRQTLSLQPYPQPDSNLINPEIETEFELLIETIRTIRNLRAEADIKPGAKVTANLQSENARERQIINSGQVYIKDLAKVETLTINDKENKQAVVEKTPLKGLKTIGLIIVTIVFIRLAYSVGYAIDRVPLFGNFFEIVGFVYSTWFISRYLLIAEARQKFWEKFFPPATDNQHSLATESQPEASENAIAGVVGTVQVVIPLKGVVDIEVLRAKLEKSLNKVEAEAQSLKGRLSNAKFVDKAPKDVVQGARDALAEAEKQGEILRERLRGLA
- a CDS encoding GxxExxY protein; its protein translation is MEINRRGAENTEGRELGKRMNWLTGEVIGAAIEVHRVLGPGFLEEVYQEALMVEFLSRGIPHECEKWVTVNYKGYEVGKGRLDFLVANCLILELKAVQNLAPIHEAQVLSYLKITNYPLALLINFNVPLLTKGIKRIILSS